The Acropora palmata chromosome 3, jaAcrPala1.3, whole genome shotgun sequence nucleotide sequence ACACAATCGATTGGTTTCGTTTCACGCAATAATAAGTTGCATGATCATTCGCcgtaaaataaatgcaacttGACCATTTTGAGTGATTCTTGTTTTTAGCGCATTACTCCAAAATCTGTCTTCGAAGATGTCAAAATGCTGTTTGAATTGTCAACAAACATTACCAAAGCAACCTGTGAAGTTATTTCACTAAAATAAATCTAAAATAAAGACGGAAAAAATTTAGCTTTAGGTTTGCTATGCTGAACTAATTTGTTGCAGCTCATAACGTAAGAGGAAACTTCAGGGCAGCTAACATTTGAAATTTGCAAGTTTCAAATAACCGAAAACAAGAGGTTAAAGATAAGCTCAGAGTAAACGAGATGCGAAGTTAGTGTAAGATGGTGTCTAATTTTTGGACCGCACGCTACAGGCGAAGAATTAATTACAAAGAAGCCCCCGTagaaaaagagagaagatATGTATATTAACTGGGGTATGAATCTCGAATTGCTCAAATCGGGCGAGAAAAGTGTATCGAtattacaccttttgctgttcctATATACTTTACCTTAATGGAAATGGTTGTATAATTATACAATTGACTGTGAGTTCTCATTCGCATTGCGTTACTGAAAGTCTCTTGTTGAATAAGGATCGCCCAAAAACGAattttatttagaaaaaatgaaaaaaaaaaaaacatttacagCCAATGAATATCAAAGGAAGGTGTTGTTTATCTTTTGATGATTTTGAATGTTGAGACGTATTCATATGTTATTCTTGAACGCTCCTCACGCGCAAATGAAGGCCATATTGGTGTTCATGAGAGTATATTGAccataatgaaataaatttggcCACAAATgaatggatattttctgaaaatGGACAGCAAAATGTGTAGTTCCGGGACGCGCCAGGTAGCATCAAGTATTCTTTATCGCTATTGTTATTTTCTGCGTAATTTGTGGCACGAGGTCACGTGCAGATAATTGCGCTTGGAGGAAAGGTTGGTATTTTGAATATTGCAGCGATTTCTTTTGAGATCAACAAGGAGTTTAAGATTCGACGACcacaacgtcaacgacaacgccacaaatcaatgatttgattggttgaatgaagaaaaataatcgtgctgcacgtgcggcacgctttttggtgcaatgttttgacgtagtctaccaaacgacgacgtgaaattttcatatttgaggttctgacgctAACGCGAGCTTGCAGGAGTAAaactttcattctttgccttaacatgaaaaccattcgtgccaagcaagtgAAAGAGCACTCCGCCtgttttgtacaacgtgaccaacatggaataatcgcaaaagacttaacttaacgcaaagttcaattttaatgtgacgttttcgttgcagttgccgtcgtagcttcttaaactcactaatagggagcttaagtagCAACGATAGCAACGGCAACggaaacgtcacttgaaaatacacatttgggaaatgttgactattttgtgattattgcttcttccttgcATCCTTTATTcatgacagagcacgctgcataTGGACTGGTACAAGCGcggttgaagaaaatatagagaaggaaagatttactgttgttgtgttcacgttgtcgtttaaACCTTaactttggaaatttcacgttgtcatttggcagactgccgcacgtgcagcacgattgcTTCGCCTCGGGGAACATTGAGGGTCGAGGGGAAACAAAACTCACTGTTTCCCGATGGGCCAAATCAAGTGTTTTGTTATACCTCCCAACTCAAACTAGAACAATATACGGATGTCAGTTTACGACTTAATGGCAAAATGTTACAAATCCCAGTAATTTGCATATAAAATAAATCGCAAAAAAAGACTTCGTTGAAAAGTCACGTTTTCACGGCATTTTCGGTCGCCTTGTTAGTAGATTTGGAGCTTTTATAGTGTAGAAGCtgctcaatttcttcttcagggcccggttgttcaaaACCAGATTAAAGTTAATCCCAGATTAATAGTTTACGAAGTAGTTTAATTCCCTACTCCCAAATGCTGTTCAAAGCCGATATTTggcaaaactttacattagAAGAACTcaatcatgaaaaacaaaaaataaggaaaagaaattttaaccaaaaagttaaaagcaTGCAACAAAGTTtacgctaatcctggattaagttaatctgccttcgaacaactgggcccagttgttgtTTGAAACCGTTTAGCTGCCATGACTGCGTAAAAAATTAGTTGCTTGACGCGGCTGGCAAACAAATTTGCTGCGGTTTCAAAAGTGCACGACCTGATCACGTGCGCGTCCAAAGTTCAAGTTGTTGTTGCCCTAGGGCGTCATGAAGTTTTGACCAATGACACGTGACACGTTCTCCTCCAATCCCAAAAAAATATCCGAGTTGGGAGGTATAACAATGCTGTTTGTTGTTGGACATTTGCGTTGAGGATCAGTTTTCAGCAAGTAGTAAGTTTAttttgtaacaaaacaaataattacaaaaagCAGAATTTCAGCTGTTAATTTAAAGTACAACACAGTTCCATAAAAACTCTTCGGGGAAGTCTCTAAGAAGAACATCGTCAATTTCAATCTAACCTTTCCCTTCCTTCATGGTGGGCGCTTAATCGAGTAAATACGGAATTAAATGTCTTCCTTTTTCCTCAGAAATGATACAGGTGCCGACGTAACAAACAGCGAACTTGACAAATTGTGGTCGAGAGCCAGAGGGAGACTGTTTAAGTTGGGAGCAGCAAGAGGTGAAGAAAATATTCCACCAAGGGATATGCCCGCCACCACTGCGCTGAAAAAACTGGAGTGGATATCGGATACTCCTCTCAAAAAACTATTATCTTGGAATGACATCAACTTCGAATATGGCGTCGGCGAAGAAGAAACGTCGCTGAACAACATGGGTCCTACGGGCGAAGATATTTTCATAACTGACCAACGAGGACTCTGGTCTCTTTATCGCGACTTTTATTCCAACTTTCCAGAAAAAATATTGGTGAACCAAACAGTGACCAGAATTAAATACAGCGACGAGCGTGTTGAAGTCACTACAGCCGAGGGAATCGTTTATGCTGCAGAGTATGTATTATGCACTTTCAGTACTGCCGTGTTGGGAAGCAAGATGGTGACATTCGATCCCGATCTGCCAGACTGGAAGAAAGAAGCCATTTTCCGATTGAGAATGGTTCACTACACCaagatttttgtcaaattcccAACAAAATTCTGGGATGACTCGGAGTTTATTTTGCACGTTTCACAACAACGCACCGGTCATTTTCCACACTTTCAAGATCTCGACCGACCTGGCCTCTTCAACGGATCAAAGATGCTACTTGCCACCGTGACAGGAGATGTGGCTCTGAGGATTGAAGCTCAGGATGACAGGCAAACTTTGGATGAAGTCATGCAAGTATTACGAAATATGTATGGAGATGGTATCCCCATTGCCACAGGTACAATGAACCAGCAATATGATGTAGCCGTGATTGAGGAATTGGCAGATTGCGGAGTCGTTTCTTATCAAGCTCTGACCATCAGATATGTTCAGGATTGCAAATAATTCACATGAGGTACACAGACAATGAAGGTCATGGAGTGTCATCCTCACTATCCGtcacaagaaaaattaatgctaaCCCTTTCATTGCAAACAAGTATTACCAGACACTTCGTGATGTTTATCGTGACGTATTCATATAGTTACTTGCTATCCTGGACATAGGTTTGCTGAGCACTGGCCGGATTCGTGGTTCGAGCCCCCGGGGAACCCTCGGGCACCCAGGGTGAATGGTACAGTTTTGGTATTACTTTTTTCCCCGCGGGGGAGGGGAGTTGTTAAGTTTTGGAAACAATTTCGCTGGACCACGGGGACGTACCCACAGGATTTGTTCAAGTTTTGGTCTCCAGTATATCGCTCTAGACCAAAGTTTCATGGCGCCATTTTGATTCATTTCGATGCCAAATGTCGGTATTATGTTGTGGGCGTTCAACTTCCCCCTAGGGAAGGGctatttgtcattaattttatgcccTTTACCCAGGgactttgaatggttttgctTGCCACGAAAAACAATTCCCCGGGGTTCAACCCACGGGGAAGCAAATGATAAGTGCCTAATAGCCAAGTGATTGCCTGTTCGTATGGTTTTTTTTCCCGATTTATAGACGTCCAAATCTTCTGGGCAGTCTCAGAAACTGGATAGaacatgtttgtttttcatatttgaccGTACCCACAGGCAAAGGCAAAGATAACGAAACTCCTACAAATCATTGCAAAAACGATATCAAATAGAAAGCAAGGGGCAGCCAATTATTTGTTCTTTTCGTATggattttgttaattttgtaattGTCTGCATTTTCAGATGTagctagtctccttcgcagccgtcttttggCATGTCACTCTCCCCAAGAGAGTCTCTTTGGGGAGGATATAAGTGGTGTTTTCTGAAATGGACCCTCACTACAAATGATCGTTTTACGAACCGAAAGGATTGCTAACCCAACAACACAAAGTACAAAGTCCAATTCATTTGCTTTGTAAAAGTAGCgttttatgaaaaataaaatatatcacATATCAACAACTTCCCTCCAGAAaaccatgagaaaatctcTTCCTCTCTTCATAGAAATTGTGCTGAGCAAATGGTCACAAAATCCGTACGTCCGTGGATCCTGGTCTGAACCCGTGATTGGCACAGATCATACTGTCCACGCCAACATGGCTGGTCGAATAAAGAACCTCTTCTTCGGTGGAGAAGCTACACATGGAGATTGGTGCGGCTTTATGCAAGGAGCTTACTACAGTGGACGAGAGCGAGCCAACGAAATTGCAAGCTGTATTCAGCGAAAAAAGTGTGAGGCATACCAGCCATCCACAGGGTTACCAGTCATTGCTATACCCTGTCCAATCAATGCGTCTTCCTACAAGCGCCTTTCTCTTAGCGTAATGGCTGCGGCCCTTATCTTCCTTGGTAGTTTTTAAAATGTAAGGAACAACCATTCACTCTGTAAAACTAAGGCTCTCTTATCAGAAATTAACCGAGGTATTAAATGTTCCTAAAGAAGTCCAGAAAGTTAAGGAGGAGAGATATCGGAAAATTAAACGATGAAAAcacaagaaacgaaaaaacaattattataataatgttTCATTTATCTAATTGGCGTTGCCATCTAGTTACAgctgaattaatttttacttaATAATGGTTGACACCTTTGATCAAAGCAATGATTTTTTATTGAATCCTATCCTTAGAGTAGACTTGTCTCCTCTTTGCTGGGTAGAATGATTTAGAACGCGCACGGCGATATTGTGAATTACGATCAGTCACAGAGGTAAGCGAGACTGAGTAGTAGCACAGGAAAGAAATAAATGGTTTCAAGCAGACATTCATTGTCATTAATACCGAGAGTCTGAGCAAGGAGCAGATACATACGACGTAGTTGGTTAAGACAGCCAAGCCTTACATTGGCAAAATAACTACTCGCCGAGGAGGAATGGCGTCTTGTTCCAGAGCTTTTCGGAACCCTAAAAATGCTGAGGAAGAGAGGAATTCAATCCAGAATTCTACCCCCA carries:
- the LOC141876726 gene encoding uncharacterized protein LOC141876726 translates to METVKSIVVLWLSLSFGASAPQSKKKVLILGAGVSGITAAKTLYDQGVTDFLVLEGQDYVGGRVTQASFAGIKVEMGANWIHHSDEEHNPLIPLRNKVNLNGAISRYANHTVRNDTGADVTNSELDKLWSRARGRLFKLGAARGEENIPPRDMPATTALKKLEWISDTPLKKLLSWNDINFEYGVGEEETSLNNMGPTGEDIFITDQRGLWSLYRDFYSNFPEKILVNQTVTRIKYSDERVEVTTAEGIVYAAEYVLCTFSTAVLGSKMVTFDPDLPDWKKEAIFRLRMVHYTKIFVKFPTKFWDDSEFILHVSQQRTGHFPHFQDLDRPGLFNGSKMLLATVTGDVALRIEAQDDRQTLDEVMQVLRNMYGDGIPIATEIVLSKWSQNPYVRGSWSEPVIGTDHTVHANMAGRIKNLFFGGEATHGDWCGFMQGAYYSGRERANEIASCIQRKKCEAYQPSTGLPVIAIPCPINASSYKRLSLSVMAAALIFLGSF